The genomic window CGACGCCGGGCTTGGAGAGCACCAGTTTGGTGAGCCGCTGGGCCTTCTTCACGCTCGGGTTGCCGCCGAGCGCGGCGTAATTGGCCGGCTTGCCGCCGTGCTTCTTGACCGCGTCGAAGGTGGTCAGCGAGCCGCCGCCGGCGCCGATGACCAGGCCGATGTTACCGTCGAACTCGACCACCGGACCGGCGACCCCGCGCGGATCTTCGGCGTCGATCTTGGCGGCTTCGATCTCGAAGGCCGTCTGCTCGCGCGGTGCGCGGCTGTCCCCCGGCGGGATGCCGAGTTCGTCGAGAATCGCCTTCTGCCGCCGGCGCCCTTCTACTTCCATGTCCATGTGGCAGTCGAGCGCGACAAAGTTCCCATCCGCCAGGCGCGCCAGCGAGCTGATCTCCACCTGGGTGAGGTCGTACTTGAGGAACAGCTCCGCCAGCCGTGAGACGATGCTGGTCAAGCGCGGCAAGTCGGCGCTGGCGACGCCGAGGGCCGAGACCAGCTCCTTGGCGCGGTATTCGGAGTGCGGGAAGAGGGCGGAGAAGTGCCGCCGAACGACGCGCTCGGGATGCTGGTCCGCAATCTCGTCGAGGTTGCCGGCCATCGTGCTCGCGATCATCACCGGCAGTTTGGCAATGCCGTCATAGGTGATCGCTAGGGAATACTCTTGGGCGGCAGTCGGCCGCGGCTCGAGCAGCACCCCCTTAGGAGCGCGCCCGCCGTCGTCGAGCCGCAGGAGCTGCTCGGCCGCCTGCCTGGCCTGGGTGGGGCTGTCTGCTGAGCGCAGCGCTGCCGACTTGTGCGACAGCACCTGGGCCTTCAACGCCACCGGAGAGCCGAGCTCGCCGGCCAGCCGTTCCGCCTCCGCGGCGGTTTGCGCCAGCGCGTTCTTAGGGACGGGTATCCCGTGTTTGCCGAGCAGTCGCTTGGCCTCGAATTCGTAGAAACGCATGTCAGACGATCCTCTTCATCTCGCGTAGGGATGTCGTGGTCCGGGTTTCGGCCCTTTGGTTACTTAAAACGCACTCGCCGCGCAAGGCGGGCCGCGTCCTGATTGCGTCCTGATGGGTGCGCGACAAATCTGTGGGTAACGTGGTTCGGTGTTATGGCCGTCATTCCCGCGAAAGGCCGTCATTCCCGCGAAAGCGGGAATCCAGTTTGGCGTTTGGCGCTACGGACAATCAGTTCTGCGTTTACATCCTGGCCAGCAAACGGAACGGCACGCTGTACATTGGGGTGACCTCACAGCTGACAAATTGCGTCCCTTTCGGCCTTGGGCCTCGGCCTGACAGTACACAGTACTGTCAGACTGGTGAGGACTTGCCCAGTCGGCTGCACGTTACCCACAGATTTATCGCACACCCCGTCCTGATTTGCCGGTAGGCCAATCCTTGCATGGAAGCCGTAATCAGCATACGAGCGGTGGCTGGCTAAAGGAGGTCGAATGACTCGTTCGGGGAAGATGCTGATTGCCGTCTGGGTTGCCGCTCTGTGCGCCAGCGGGTGCACCAGTGGCGACAACGGCGGTCCGCCGGCACCCACCGCCACTCCTTCGCCCGTCCCGACGAGCACGGCAACAGCGATACCGACTGCAACCCCGCCGCCGACCCTCACCCCGACTGCGTCGCCGACGGCGAGTCCAACGCTAACTGCAACCGCTACGCCCTCGCTCACGGTGACCTTCACGCCCTCCAACACTGCTACCCCTTCGCAAACGGCCACGGCTACGCAGACCGCCACGGTAACCCCCACGAGCACCGTAACGCTCACTCCCACGGAGACCGGCACCCCCACCATTACCCCGACCCCCAGCGATACGCCCACCGCCACGCTCACGCTCACGCCGAGCGAGACGCCAACGGAGACGCCGACACCGACGATCACCCCGACTCCGACCGCGACCAACACGCTCGGACCGTTGGGTACCCGCCACTTTGTGCTTAATACGACCAAGAGCGTCTTCCAGGTGAAGATTTCCGGCGGGCTGACGATTCCCCTGGGCAATTTTCAGGGACAAACCAACGGTGAGGTCGGGCCGGCTTTCCTCGACCTCGAAGCCGGCCAGCCCGATGCCGAGGGCTTTGTGAAGGTCAACATCACCGGGGCTTCGGACTTCATCTTCGTCGATGCCACCGCTTTGGCCAACTTCGTCATCTGCATCAAACCGCTGGTGCCGATACCGGCCGCGGGTCTGCTCGGCTGCGCCGGCGGAATGGACGTCGGTATTACACTGGACCAGGACCATCATCTCGGCGAGCTCGGGGTTGACGGCTTCACCGCGACCCAGTGTGCCGAGCAGCGCGGGCAAATCGAAATCCCGTACGCCGCGTGCAGCGCCGGCAAACTCGGGGTTGCGTGTGAGGCGAACGCCGATTGCGACAGCACCGCCGGCGCCGATGACGGGGTGTGCAACCATGTGTCGGCTCGGTGCACGGGCGGCGACTTGGGGGCCGTCTGCCAGGCCGACGCTCAATGCGATACCGCGGAAGACATCGGCCACTGCGGCATGGCTCACCACGGCGTCTGCAACGGTCCCTTGGTGCCCGGCCTTGGCACCGGAGATACAGGACCGGGCGAGCTTTTCATCGTTCCCAATCCCGATCCGGCGATGCAAACCAACGGATTGCCGATCGAACTCGGGTTTGAGTCGGCGCTGCCGTGCGGCGACGAGAGCCGGGGCAACCGCATCGGCTTCGCGCTGACCACCGGCAAGTCGGTCTCGCGGGTGATGAACGCCAATAACGAGCTCGGGCGCACCCTGAACTTCGAGGCGCAGGGCGAGAACTTCTCCTGCACCGATTGGCAGTCGAACACGCGCGGCCGCCTCGTCCTCAGCGCTCCGGCTCTGGATCAGTCTTTGGTAGGCGATGTCGCCACGATCTTCGTCTTCGCCTCGCACTGAGACGGGCGGGCGTATCATTGACAGGCCATGACCGGTTCCGTAGAACTGCGCCCGCGGCCGTACAGGCCGCGAGCCGACTCAATGCGCTGGACTCATAAACCGACCGAGTTGTTGCCGAACACCGCCCGGTGGCGGGCGTGCTCGCTGCTGGTTCTGCTGTTGTGCGTGTATCAGTGGGCGCCGGCGCGCCCCGCCTTCGCTACCGGGCCGAGTCGCGAAACGCTGATACCGGTTCTGTTCGGCGCCCCCGATCCCGGTGGGCTGGACATGAACGGCGATGGTCTTCTGAGCGTTGCCGATATCCTGCTGCTCGGCCGCGACGATATTACCCCGGTGCCGACCCGAACGCCGACTGTTACGGCCACCGCTACCGCCACGCCCACGGCTTCGCCAACGCCATCAGAAACACCGACGCCCACGGCAACACCGACCGCGACCGAGACCCCCACCGAAACGGCAACCCCCACCGCGACGCAGACACCGACACCAATAGGCCTGCTCTTCGCCGGTACCATCGACGAGATCTTACCCCATGGGTTGGGCGATCAGCTCGTCTACCGCGTCACCGATCCCCAAGGGAAG from Deltaproteobacteria bacterium includes these protein-coding regions:
- a CDS encoding acetate--CoA ligase family protein; translation: MRFYEFEAKRLLGKHGIPVPKNALAQTAAEAERLAGELGSPVALKAQVLSHKSAALRSADSPTQARQAAEQLLRLDDGGRAPKGVLLEPRPTAAQEYSLAITYDGIAKLPVMIASTMAGNLDEIADQHPERVVRRHFSALFPHSEYRAKELVSALGVASADLPRLTSIVSRLAELFLKYDLTQVEISSLARLADGNFVALDCHMDMEVEGRRRQKAILDELGIPPGDSRAPREQTAFEIEAAKIDAEDPRGVAGPVVEFDGNIGLVIGAGGGSLTTFDAVKKHGGKPANYAALGGNPSVKKAQRLTKLVLSKPGVEKIAVISNVLSNTRADLVARGVIKGVLELGFNPAEKITIFRIPGAWEADGVKILRKYGVEFCDRTVSISEAARRAVEKMRAAGR